The Phragmites australis chromosome 15, lpPhrAust1.1, whole genome shotgun sequence genome window below encodes:
- the LOC133893687 gene encoding uncharacterized protein LOC133893687, with translation MRPLDEKETTQVFEKLFKFTGPNLKHLLERPSVEGPDPEPGRYCLRLHKNRVYYASEALVRRATAVARSRLAGVGTPIGRFTHHGAFHLTVHALDLLAAHARRRVWLKPDTERSFLFGNSVPKSSLARITENTKSGDGVVVMSMADVPLGFGIAARSAQDCRKADTNAVVVLHQSDAGEYLRKEEELM, from the coding sequence atgcgTCCGCTCGACGAGAAGGAGACCACGCAGGTCTTCGAGAAGCTCTTCAAGTTCACGGGGCCCAACCTGAAGCACCTCCTGGAGCGGCCCTCCGTGGAGGGCCCCGACCCGGAGCCGGGCCGCTACTGCCTCCGCCTCCACAAGAACCGCGTCTACTATGCCTCCGAGGCGCTCGTCCGccgcgccaccgccgtcgcccgCTCGCGCCTCGCCGGCGTGGGTACCCCCATCGGCAGGTTCACCCACCACGGCGCGTTCCACCTCACCGTCCACGCGCTCGACCTCCTCGCGGCGCACGCGCGCCGCCGCGTCTGGCTTAAGCCCGACACCGAGCGCTCCTTCCTCTTCGGGAATTCCGTGCCCAAGTCCTCCCTCGCGCGCATCACCGAGAACACCAAGTCCGGGGACGGCGTCGTTGTCATGTCCATGGCCGACGTGCCGCTCGGGTTCGGCATCGCGGCCAGGTCAGCGCAGGACTGCAGGAAGGCCGATACTAACGCCGTCGTCGTGCTGCACCAGTCGGACGCCGGGGAGTACCTCCGCAAGGAGGAGGAACTCATGTGA